The nucleotide sequence AACATGGTGATAGGAAATAGGCAAACCTATTAAACTAAAGCCCAACAATAAAATCACCCACTGAATGGTATCGGTATAAATAACAGCCTTTAACCCACCCATAACGGTATAAACTACTGCAATAATCCCCATGATTAAAAGGGCAAGGTTCAAGTCCAATCCTTTGAAAGTTCCCGAAGCTAGTTTTGCGCCAGCCAAAAGTTGTGAAGAAGTAAATCCCAAATAGCCCACAAAACAAATGATTCCTGAGGCAATCCCTACTGGCCGATTAAAGAGGTATTGAAAAATCTGGGGGAAGGTGTAAAAATTAGCAAAAGCAGGATTTGATTTCACCTTAGGAATTAAAAATACTGCTGCCAGCCAGGCTCCAATCAATCCCGTAAAGAGCATCCAACTACCTGAAAGTCCCATTGCAAATCCCAAGCCGCCCAGACCTATACTAAAACCACCGCCTACATCAGTAGCCACCACTGAAAGTCCAATATGCCAGTGCCCAATGGATCTCCCCCCTACATAATAGTCATCCTGCCCCTGGTTATTTCGCATGAAGTAGAACCCCACTCCAAGCATAATGATCATATACAATATAAAAATACCTACATCTATCCATTCCATTAAAAGAGATTCTTTTTGTCTACACCAATATTAACAAAATGTTGAAGTTATAGTTTTCCTCGTTTTTTCCAATAAGGACTGCACTTATTTAGGAAATGATCTATAAAAACTTGTTTTTACAATAATGAACCAAAAAATCAGGCAATAAAAAAGGCCGGAACTACCGGCCTTTCACTTTATGTGTCTATGATCTCAATTATACATTCTCACTGCTGACAATGGCAGAGAAATATTCCCTGTTCATTCTAGCGATATTGGTCAAACTGATGCCTTTAGGACATTCAATTGAACATGCTCCTGTGTTGGTACATGCGCCAAATCCTTCCTCATCCATTTGGGCGATCATCTTCTCTGCTCTCTCTTTTCTTTCCACCTTACCTTGTGGCAACATGGCCAACTGGGAGATTTTAGCGGAAGTAAACAGCATAGCAGAAGCATTTTTACAAGCCGCTACGCAAGCTCCACATCCAATACACGTCGCCGCATCAAAAGCCTCGTCAGCAATTTTCTTTGGAATAGGAATCTCATTGGCATCAGGTACACCACCCGTATTTACCGACACATAACCACCTGCCTGGATAATACGGTCAAACGCACCTCTATCCACTACCAAATCCTTCACCACAGGGAAAGCTGCTGCTCTCCAAGGTTCTATGGTGATGGTATCTCCATCCTTGAAAGATCTCATATGCAACTGGCAGGTAGTAGTTTGCTGAGGTCCGTGAGGCTTACCATTGATATGCAAAGAACACATCCCGCAGATACCTTCTCTACAGTCATGGTCAAAGTGAACTGGATCTTCTCCTTTTTCAGAAAGCTCCTCGTTCAAAACGTCCAACATCTCCAAGAAAGACATGTCTTCAGAAATATCAGCAATATTATAATTAACAAAACCGCCCTTGTCTGAGCTGTTTTTTTGTCTCCAAACTTTAAGTGTTAAGTTCATAATAATTATGAATTTTTGGTTGTCAAATGATTACTTGTAACTTCTCTGGGTCAACTTCACGTTCTCGAACACAAGCGGTTCTTTGTTCAGCTCTTCCTCCACATTATCTCCCATGTGTTTCCAAGCACCCACGTAAGCAAAATTCTCATCATCACGAAGGGCTTCACCTTCTTCGGTTTGATATTCTTCTCGGAAGTGACCACCACACGACTCATTTCTGTGCAGTGCATCTCTCACCATAAGCTCTCCCAACTCCAGGAAGTCAGCCACTCTGTGCGCCTTTTCCAAGGATAGGTTCAACTCATCACCTGTTCCCAATACTTTGACATCAGACCAAAATTCCTTTCTCAGCTCTTGGATCATGCCGATAGCCTTTTGAAGCCCTTCAGCAGTTCTGGCCATTCCACAGTATTCCCACATGATTTTCCCCAATCGCTTATGGAAATCATCTACTGTTTTCTTACCATTGATGGAAAGTAGTTTTTGGATTTTATCCTTGATTTCTTTTTCCGACTGCTTGAAAGCCTCATGATCCGTTCCCACTTTCTCGTAAGGCATGCCCGCCAAGTAATCACCGATAGTGTAAGGAATCACAAAATAACCATCTGCAAGGCCCTGCATCAATGCAGAAGCTCCCAATCTGTTAGCACCGTGATCAGAGAAGTTGGCCTCTCCTAGGGCATAAAGACCAGGTACAGTAGTCATCAAATGGTAATCTACCCAAAGTCCACCCATAGTATAGTGAACAGCTGGATAAATCTTCATTGGCGTCTGATAAGGATTCTCACCAGTGATCTGCTGATACATATCAAACAGGTTACCATATTTAGCACTGATCGTGTCTTCTCCGTCTCTGATGATAGCATCACGGAAATCCAAGAATACCGCTTCTCCGGTTTCATTTACCCCTCTGCCCTCATCACAAACATACTTGGCATTTCTAGAAGCCACGTCACGAGGAACCAAGTTACCGAAAGAAGGATACCTTCTTTCCAAATAATAGTCTCTGTCCTCGTCCTTAATATCTTTAGGCATGATTTCCCTCTTACGAAGTTTCTCAGCCAATTCTTTTGTTTTAGGCACCCATACCCTACCGTCATTTCTCAAAGATTCTGACATCAAAGTCAATTTAGACTGATGGTCTCCTGAAACAGGAATACAAGTTGGGTGAATTTGGGTATAACAAGGGTTGGCAAAATAAGCCCCTTTCTTATGTGCTCTCCAAGCAGCCGTCACATTAGATCCCATGGCATTGGTAGAAAGGAAAAAAACGTTTCCATACCCACCAGTACAAAGCAACACGGCATGTGCGCTGTGAGATTCAATGGCACCAGTGATCAGGTTTCTGGTAACAATACCTCTGGCTTTGCCATCGATGGTTACCACATCCATCATTTCAGTTCTTGGATAAAGCTTCACCTTTCCATTGGCTACCTGACGGCTCAAGGCAGAATAAGCACCCAAAAGCAACTGCTGTCCCGTTTGGCCCCTGGCATAGAAAGTACGTGATACCTGGGCACCACCAAATGAACGGTTGGCAAGCAATCCACCATATTCACGGGCAAATGGAACACCTTGCGCCACACATTGGTCAATAATATTTACAGAAACTTCTGCTAGTCTGTGTACATTGGCTTCTCTGGAACGGTAATCGCCTCCTTTAATGGTGTCATAAAACAACCTGTAAACGGAGTCACCATCATTTTGATAGTTCTTTGCAGCATTGATACCACCCTGAGCAGCAATAGAGTGCGCTCTCCTAGGGCTATCTTGGAAACAAAAAGCCTTAACATTATAGCCCAACTCAGCCAAAGAAGCTGCTGCTGAAGCACCTGCTAGACCAGTCCCTACTACAATTACCTCATATTTCCTTTTGTTGGCCGGATTGACCAACTTCATATTAAATTTATGTTTAGTCCACTTTTCAGCTAATGAACCTGCTGGTATTTTAGAATCAAGTATCATATTGGCTAGTTATTAATTCAAAGTTGAGAAATAGATATAAAGTGGCATTGAGGCAAACATAGCCGGAACAATGATGGAAAAAGCACTGCCGATAAACTTGATCGCCGGAGTGTACTTCTTGTGATTCAGTCCCAATGTCTGAAATGCACTGGCAAAACCATGATACAAGTGGAAGCCCAAAAATGCCATTGCAATTACATAAAGAGCAACTAAGCCAATATTAGAGAAAGCGAGGTTAACTACCGAATAAAGATCTTTGAACTCACCGCCTTCATAAGTCACCATTGGTATGGCTCCCCAATGCATCTGTGCCCAGAAATTCTGAAGGTGAACAACAATAAAAATAAATACAATGGTACCTAGTACCCCCATGTTTCTGGAATTCCATGTACTATTGGTACCTGCTTTGCTATCTGCATAATTTACTGGTCTTGCCTTCTTATTTTTTGCAGAAAGAATGATCGAAACAACCACATGTCCAATAATGGAGATGTAAGTCAGGTAGGAAAGAATTTTCACTGCCGGATTGGTAGTCATAAATTTAGCATATTCATTAAATGCCTGCCCACCGTCATCTTTGAATAAAAGCATGTTTCCAGAAACGTGTCCTATCAAAAACAGGATCAGGAATAAGCCTGTCAGGGCCATTAGCAACTTTCGTCCCAAAGTGCTACTAAAGGTTTTGGTTACCCAACTCATAAAATTTCTCTTTATTTGTGTAGATGGTTTTTAAAATGTTCAAATTGGTTAACAAATTTACATGTCGAAAGTTTATCAAACAATTGATCACTACGTATTGCCCTTATTTTAAAAGGTTCTAAATAATTATCAGAAACCTATTTTTCAGGTATTTTTAAACTTTTTGCTCCTTTATCACTTAATTTTTATGTTGGATTTCGGTAATACGGTACACTTCCTTAACTTTAATTCGTATATATTTATTAATTAAGGTAAATGCGATATTTTATACTTAGAAGTTTTTTAAGTATAAATACTGTAAATTTTTAAGTAATCCACCTAAATAAACTGGTTAGATTTAGGTGAAGTAGTAAAACTTATGAGATATATGAAATGTAAAGCTTTTCTCTTATTCACCCTGTCACTATTGTTTATAGGACTTCAAGAGACATTAGCTACACACATCCGGGCAGGTGAAATCATTGCAGAGAGAATTTCTGTTCAATCCCTTACCTATAGGATCACTGTCGTAGGTTATACGGACACCCGTTCCTCGGTTATATTTGGCCCGGGACGAATTGAGTTTGGAGATGGCCGGGTAGTAGAAAACCTCAATACGGAGAGTGACTTCGAAATGGTGGAATCACTGGGCAACCAAATTGAAAAAAACACCTTTGTGATCACCCATACCTATCAAGGCCCTGGTCAATACACTATCCGGTTTCAGGAATTTAACCGTAACGACCTTACGCTTAACATGGACAACTCAGTAGAAACACCTTTCTATATTGAGACCATGATTACCATTGATCCATTTATAGGTGTCAACAACTCACCTGTATTGACCATCCCTCCAGTGGATAATGGCCAGATCAATACCCGCTACATCCATAACCCAGGAGCATATGATCCTGATGGAGACAGTTTGGCTTATCGATTTGACGATATCGTTCCCCTTCAGGATTTCCAAAGACCGGTAAACAATTATAGAAGCCCTGCATCTGGAGAATTTAGCTTCAACAAAGAAGATGGCAGCCCCAATCCATATATCTCCATGGACCCTTTAACTGGTGACTTAATTTGGGATGCACCTGGAGTGGCAGGACAATACAACGTAGCCTTCCATATAGAAGAATGGCGGAAAATCAACGGCGAATACCAAAAAATCGGTTATGTGGTCCGGGATATGCAGATTATCATTGAGAATTCCGATAACCAAAGACCCGTTTTAGAGGTACCACCTGATATATGTGTGGTGGCCGGAACTAATATTGAAGAAATCATACAAGGTACTGATCCAGATGGGGATGATATCAAAATAGAAGTTTTTGGAGACCCTATCGAAATCACCTCTTCCCCTGCTTCCTATGATCCTGTGGCTACTTTCCAGTCTTCACCTGGTATTATTAATTTCGATTGGCAAACAGTCTGTGGCCATGTAAGGGCCAGGGAATATCAGGTCAGGATCCGTATTACTGATGACCCAGAATCGGGACCTGCTTTGGTGGACATCAAAACTTGGAATATCAAAGTCGTCGGCCCTCCTCCGGTGATTCAGGATGTAGAACAAATGCCAGGAAGGACTGCAACAATAAATTGGGATCCCTATTCCTGTGGCAATAGTGCCGAAACCATGCAAATATGGAGGAGCATCAATAGCAATCCTTACGAACCTGATTCTTGTGAAACCGGTATCAGGGCTGGTTATGAATTGATAGGAACTACTGACATGAGCACCTTTGAGTTCACAGACATCAATGGTGGAGAGGGATTGTCTCCTGGCAACACCTACTGTTACCGACTAGTGGCAGTTTACCCTCAGCCAAGAGGTGGAGAAAGCATTGTTTCTGAGGAATTCTGTGTGACCATTGATGTAGATGTACCGATCATCACCAATGTCAGTGTAGAGGAAACAGATCCTACAAACGGCGAGATGTTTATCAAGTGGACCCCGCCATATGATATTGATCAAACTCAATATCCCGGACCTTATGAATACCAACTTATCCGTTCTGAGGGCTTCAGAGGAGACAACAACAACACTACAGTAATCACTACGAGTGATACACTATTTACTGATACAGGATTAAACACGGAGGGACTGGTATATAATTATGAGGTAGTATTACTTGATGGTGGAGTGAGGATTGATACCTCAAGCAAGGCCTCTTCAGTTTGGCTGCAACCTACCATCATCAATGAAGCCATTGAACTCAATTGGCAATTTGATGTACCGTGGAACAATAGTATCAGCCAATATACCCATGAAGTCTATCGAAACCGTACTGATCCAGAGGCTAGTGATGTAGATACCTTTGAGCTAATTGCAGAAGTAGATGTCACTGCTAACGGCTTTACCTTCTTGGATGATGGCAGCCATAATGGAGTACCGCTAAGCAGGGACACAGAGTATTGTTATTATGTAATTACCAAAGGTGCCTATAATGTAGACATATTGACCTATCCTCTGGAAAATAAATCTCAGATCATTTGTGCCAGACCTGATGACAATAGACTCCCATGCCCACCTGTACTGACTTATGAAGGTCCAAACTGTGAAGAATTCCTTGCGGACAAAGCATGTAATTTTGATGCTTTCTACCATGACCTCAGCTGGGAACCCAACTTCACTGGAGATTGTGATGATGAATTGGGGAGCTATAAAATTTACTTCTCTGAAACAGGTAATGAAGGCACTTTCGAATTGGTAAGTACCTTGAATGCATTGGATTTGAATACTAGAATTTCAGGACTGACAGAACTAAAAGGTTGTTACTATATTACCGCTGTGGACCGCTCTGGAAATGAAAGTGAGCCAAGCAATATCGTCTGTGTAGACAATTGTCCAAATTATGAACTACCCAATGCTTTCACTCCTGATGGTGACGGTATCAATGATACCTTCCAAGCTTTTGATAATCCTTTTGTAAGATGCCCACGATTTGTTGATGCGGTGGATATTAAAATATATAACCGTTGGGGAGTAATGGTATTCGAATACAATAGTGCAACATCTAATGAAAATGATATTTATATTCGTTGGGATGGCATAGACAAAAATGGAAATGAATTACCTGCAGGCACCTATTTCTACTCCGGAACGGTATTATTCAACACCAATGATGAAAGCATTAATTCTGAAGAATTAAAAGGACATGTTCAAATTATTAAATGAGCCCATTAAGCAATCAAGATTTTGATATCGTGCTATTTGATGGAGTCTGCAACCTGTGTAATCAGGCTGTGGACTTTATCATTCAGCATGATTCAAAAAATCATTTCAAGTTGGCCTCTCTACAAGATGAGCCTGGCAAGGCACTCTTAAAAGGAAAATCCATTGATGAAGCCTACCTCGACTCTATAGTACTATTAAGAAAGAACAAAGTATATTACAAGAGCCGGGCTGCTTTGGAAATTGCAAAAAAACTCAAGGGGCTTTGGCCCCTTTTTTATGGTTTCATCATTGTACCCCAATTTTTGAGAGACCCTGTTTATGATTGGATAGCCAAAAATCGCTACAAATGGTTTGGGAAAAGAGACACTTGTCGATTACCTAATGAGCGTGAAAAAAGGAAATTTCTCTCCACTGATGATTTTATCAAATGAGGTTAAAAATCAATAAAGGCTTTCCGAACTTTCAATGATTCCGTTTCATCGCTTTATCTGCTTTGCTTAATTTTTTGATATATTTGTGTCCACGATTAACATTTTGAATTTACCAAAGCCACTTGGAAATCTTAAATTGATCTCTTTGAGATATTTATCAAATAGAAAAGTGGATTCATAAAAAACAAAAACGCATGAAAGCTTATGTTTTCCCCGGTCAAGGGGCACAGTTCCCGGGAATGGGTAAAGAATTATATGAAACCAATACTGAAGCCAAAAAGCTTTTTGATCAGGCTGATGAAATATTGGGGTTCAAGATCAGTGAAATCATGTTCAACGGTACCGCTGATGAGCTTAAGCAAACCAAAGTAACCCAGCCAGCCGTTTTTCTTCACTCCGTAATTTTAGCCAAAACCACTGCAGATTTTAAGCCTGAAATGGCTGCAGGTCACTCTTTGGGTGAACTTTCTGCCTTGGTAGCTACTGGAGCCCTTTCTTTTGAGGATGGCTTAAAATTAGTTTACGAAAGAGCTTTGGCCATGCAAGAAGCTTGCGAAATCAACCCTTCCACCATGGCTGCCATCCTAGGCCTTGATGATGCAAAGGTAGAGGAAATCTGTGCCAGCATTAATGATGAGGTGGTTGTAGCTGCCAA is from Echinicola marina and encodes:
- a CDS encoding T9SS type B sorting domain-containing protein; this encodes MKCKAFLLFTLSLLFIGLQETLATHIRAGEIIAERISVQSLTYRITVVGYTDTRSSVIFGPGRIEFGDGRVVENLNTESDFEMVESLGNQIEKNTFVITHTYQGPGQYTIRFQEFNRNDLTLNMDNSVETPFYIETMITIDPFIGVNNSPVLTIPPVDNGQINTRYIHNPGAYDPDGDSLAYRFDDIVPLQDFQRPVNNYRSPASGEFSFNKEDGSPNPYISMDPLTGDLIWDAPGVAGQYNVAFHIEEWRKINGEYQKIGYVVRDMQIIIENSDNQRPVLEVPPDICVVAGTNIEEIIQGTDPDGDDIKIEVFGDPIEITSSPASYDPVATFQSSPGIINFDWQTVCGHVRAREYQVRIRITDDPESGPALVDIKTWNIKVVGPPPVIQDVEQMPGRTATINWDPYSCGNSAETMQIWRSINSNPYEPDSCETGIRAGYELIGTTDMSTFEFTDINGGEGLSPGNTYCYRLVAVYPQPRGGESIVSEEFCVTIDVDVPIITNVSVEETDPTNGEMFIKWTPPYDIDQTQYPGPYEYQLIRSEGFRGDNNNTTVITTSDTLFTDTGLNTEGLVYNYEVVLLDGGVRIDTSSKASSVWLQPTIINEAIELNWQFDVPWNNSISQYTHEVYRNRTDPEASDVDTFELIAEVDVTANGFTFLDDGSHNGVPLSRDTEYCYYVITKGAYNVDILTYPLENKSQIICARPDDNRLPCPPVLTYEGPNCEEFLADKACNFDAFYHDLSWEPNFTGDCDDELGSYKIYFSETGNEGTFELVSTLNALDLNTRISGLTELKGCYYITAVDRSGNESEPSNIVCVDNCPNYELPNAFTPDGDGINDTFQAFDNPFVRCPRFVDAVDIKIYNRWGVMVFEYNSATSNENDIYIRWDGIDKNGNELPAGTYFYSGTVLFNTNDESINSEELKGHVQIIK
- a CDS encoding succinate dehydrogenase/fumarate reductase iron-sulfur subunit, translated to MNLTLKVWRQKNSSDKGGFVNYNIADISEDMSFLEMLDVLNEELSEKGEDPVHFDHDCREGICGMCSLHINGKPHGPQQTTTCQLHMRSFKDGDTITIEPWRAAAFPVVKDLVVDRGAFDRIIQAGGYVSVNTGGVPDANEIPIPKKIADEAFDAATCIGCGACVAACKNASAMLFTSAKISQLAMLPQGKVERKERAEKMIAQMDEEGFGACTNTGACSIECPKGISLTNIARMNREYFSAIVSSENV
- a CDS encoding fumarate reductase/succinate dehydrogenase flavoprotein subunit; translation: MILDSKIPAGSLAEKWTKHKFNMKLVNPANKRKYEVIVVGTGLAGASAAASLAELGYNVKAFCFQDSPRRAHSIAAQGGINAAKNYQNDGDSVYRLFYDTIKGGDYRSREANVHRLAEVSVNIIDQCVAQGVPFAREYGGLLANRSFGGAQVSRTFYARGQTGQQLLLGAYSALSRQVANGKVKLYPRTEMMDVVTIDGKARGIVTRNLITGAIESHSAHAVLLCTGGYGNVFFLSTNAMGSNVTAAWRAHKKGAYFANPCYTQIHPTCIPVSGDHQSKLTLMSESLRNDGRVWVPKTKELAEKLRKREIMPKDIKDEDRDYYLERRYPSFGNLVPRDVASRNAKYVCDEGRGVNETGEAVFLDFRDAIIRDGEDTISAKYGNLFDMYQQITGENPYQTPMKIYPAVHYTMGGLWVDYHLMTTVPGLYALGEANFSDHGANRLGASALMQGLADGYFVIPYTIGDYLAGMPYEKVGTDHEAFKQSEKEIKDKIQKLLSINGKKTVDDFHKRLGKIMWEYCGMARTAEGLQKAIGMIQELRKEFWSDVKVLGTGDELNLSLEKAHRVADFLELGELMVRDALHRNESCGGHFREEYQTEEGEALRDDENFAYVGAWKHMGDNVEEELNKEPLVFENVKLTQRSYK
- a CDS encoding thiol-disulfide oxidoreductase DCC family protein is translated as MSPLSNQDFDIVLFDGVCNLCNQAVDFIIQHDSKNHFKLASLQDEPGKALLKGKSIDEAYLDSIVLLRKNKVYYKSRAALEIAKKLKGLWPLFYGFIIVPQFLRDPVYDWIAKNRYKWFGKRDTCRLPNEREKRKFLSTDDFIK
- the fabD gene encoding ACP S-malonyltransferase; its protein translation is MKAYVFPGQGAQFPGMGKELYETNTEAKKLFDQADEILGFKISEIMFNGTADELKQTKVTQPAVFLHSVILAKTTADFKPEMAAGHSLGELSALVATGALSFEDGLKLVYERALAMQEACEINPSTMAAILGLDDAKVEEICASINDEVVVAANYNCPGQLVISGSNKGIEIACEKAKEAGAKRALPLPVGGAFHSPLMEPAREKLEKAIEATSFNSPICPVYQNVSTKGETDVETIKKNLIAQLTAPVKWTQSVQNMVADGGTEFVECGPGKVLQGLVKKIHREAEVSGL
- a CDS encoding succinate dehydrogenase cytochrome b subunit, with translation MSWVTKTFSSTLGRKLLMALTGLFLILFLIGHVSGNMLLFKDDGGQAFNEYAKFMTTNPAVKILSYLTYISIIGHVVVSIILSAKNKKARPVNYADSKAGTNSTWNSRNMGVLGTIVFIFIVVHLQNFWAQMHWGAIPMVTYEGGEFKDLYSVVNLAFSNIGLVALYVIAMAFLGFHLYHGFASAFQTLGLNHKKYTPAIKFIGSAFSIIVPAMFASMPLYIYFSTLN